In Ureibacillus thermophilus, the genomic stretch AAATTCAAAACCGCCCTTACCTTTTCGTTGGTGTTTTTAATTAATAATTGCTCACCTTGTTGGATGATTTGTTGTTTTACAAAATCCACCATTTCTGTTGCCATGTCAGGGTCGCGGAGTAGGGATTCGGATTTTTGAATGCTTTCTTGAACGCGACTTGCATTTTCATGTTTCATTGAAAGGCGATTGTAAGAGGCGCCTGTTTTGGCTAAATTTTTTGACACATATTCTAAGGCATTATCTATATCTTGAATGAGCTTATTTGCCTTCTCGCGGGTTTCTAAGCTGGCATTTTCAAGACCTAATTTTTTTGTACTCACATCAACTGTATCAATGGCAAGATTTTGATTGCTGTTGGCGCCTACGTGTATATAAAGCGGACGATTTTCTCCTAAAATTTTTTGCGTATTAAACTCCATATACTCAGCAGTTTTATCAATGGATTCCATTAACTGATCGACTTCTGTTTGAGCAAGGGAACGATCTTCATCCGTTAATGTATCGCTTGCAGCTTGCACTGCTAATTCTCTTGTGCGAAGCAAAATTTTATTCACACTTTGCAAGCCCTCATCCGTCACCTCTAATACCGAAAGCCCGTCCTGAATGTTTTGCTGGGCGCGAGATAATCCTCTAATTTGTGTGCGCATTGTTTCTGAAATCGAAAGCCCTGATGCATTCAATGATGCGCGAACAATTTTATCTCCACCAGAAAGTTTTTCCAATGTTTTTGTGATAGAAGATTCTGTTTTAGCAACTCGATTGCTTGCATATGTCATCCATGACTTATCTTGTATTCTCAAGCTTGTACCCTCCATCCATGAAATTTCAACTACATATTTTATATCGACAAAATCATTTTAATATTAAAATGGTTTTAAACCTTATTTATTTGGGGGTATGAGTTAATGCAAAAAAAATCAGCTCATCTTGCCTATCAAACTAGCAGTATTTCAACCCTTTCGCCAAGCGAAGTGACATTGCGATTATTGAAGCTTTGCCTGGGATGCCTGAAAGAATCCAAGCATATGATTGAAGTGAATGATATTGAAGGCCGCAACCGAAAACTAAAAAAAGCTCAAGACATTATTATGGAATTAATGAACTTGTTAGATCTCGAACAAGAGGCTTCAAAAGCATTGCTCACATTATATGAATATTTACATCATTCATTAGTAGAAGCAAATATCCATAAAGATATTTATAAAATTACTGAAGTGGAGAAACATTTGAAAAAACTTCAAAAAGCAATGGAGGAAGCAATTAAGTTAAAGCGAGCAAAAATGTCTTTCAATGACATTATTTAAACTTAATGTTTTTTGAAACTATATAAAAATTTTTTTCATTACCGATATTAACGGTAGAGTATATTTTGTGCGGTTTTTCAAAAAAGGAGGATATTTAGTCATGCGTATTTCATCTCAATCCGTCGTTGACAGTTCTTCTAGAAATGTGCCTCAAGATATATTTGTCGATAAAATGAAAAAAAATAATGAAATTGAGACCGAACAGGAAGAAAAACAAATCGAATTATCTAAATTTAACAGGGATAAGTTGAGTCAAGCTGTTGACTCATTGAATGAATTTTTGCAAATCAGTTATAAATCGTCCAAATTTGTTTTGCATGAAGAGTTGGATTGCTACTATATTCAGTTGGTCGATCAGGAAACAGATGAGGTTATAAAAGAAATTCCGC encodes the following:
- a CDS encoding flagellin; its protein translation is MRIQDKSWMTYASNRVAKTESSITKTLEKLSGGDKIVRASLNASGLSISETMRTQIRGLSRAQQNIQDGLSVLEVTDEGLQSVNKILLRTRELAVQAASDTLTDEDRSLAQTEVDQLMESIDKTAEYMEFNTQKILGENRPLYIHVGANSNQNLAIDTVDVSTKKLGLENASLETREKANKLIQDIDNALEYVSKNLAKTGASYNRLSMKHENASRVQESIQKSESLLRDPDMATEMVDFVKQQIIQQGEQLLIKNTNEKVRAVLNLFN
- the fliS gene encoding flagellar export chaperone FliS codes for the protein MQKKSAHLAYQTSSISTLSPSEVTLRLLKLCLGCLKESKHMIEVNDIEGRNRKLKKAQDIIMELMNLLDLEQEASKALLTLYEYLHHSLVEANIHKDIYKITEVEKHLKKLQKAMEEAIKLKRAKMSFNDII
- a CDS encoding flagellar protein FlaG, with the translated sequence MRISSQSVVDSSSRNVPQDIFVDKMKKNNEIETEQEEKQIELSKFNRDKLSQAVDSLNEFLQISYKSSKFVLHEELDCYYIQLVDQETDEVIKEIPPKKLLDAFYEMQKLVGMIVDEKI